The following nucleotide sequence is from Penicillium digitatum chromosome 5, complete sequence.
GAATAGCCTGAAATGGAGATGCAACCTAGAGATTTGTCAGTCCATATATCTTCAATCTCTGGGTCAAAGTAGCCGACTTACACACACTCCTCCGATGTCAAATAACAAGCCCACCGGCCGCTTGATCTTCTCTGTCATCCTGCGATGATAATGGGGCTGCTAGCGATAGCTATAGTCACTGCAAGATATGCCAAAGTTTCCTTCTAATTCGTGGCTAAAGGAGTTGTGATGACCTTAAAATCACAACGAATTGTTTTGCTCTGAACGCGATCTGGACCTAGAAGACGGTCAGTTTGCCGAGGTATATACAGTCTAGACCGAGGATATGCTTCCACCAAGAAATTTCATTGCCATCTTACAATGTACTTGAACCGTATACAGAGGATCAAACTATCATTCAGTTGGTGCTCATCAAATCCTTTCCCTCTATTTTGGTAGTTTGTGGCCCAAATCGGTTTGGCCATCCCGCAAAATCGCAATTGCGGAGAGACACGTGATGCAtctcttatcgataagaacGCGCACCGAGAACAACGCGGGACTTTTTGAGACTCAACAATAGTTCTTTTCCAGCTCTGTTTGGATTGTGCTCAATATGGATTCAACTCGAACTATATCTGAGTTGAAATCTGCATTCATTTGGAGCCAAGTCCGTATCTTCTCCGAGAGCCTCGATCTACCCGAAGACTGGCGAAACTTTGCTGCTGAAACCACGGAAGGTGATCTGAGTGAGAAGGTGATCGAAGAAGTTCTACACAAAGGTCAGGACGCGAATCACCATTAAACAACTTAATCCTTTAAAGATTTGCGCCCATATTTGCGAGATGAACATTATGCTCATTGTCTTATTAGTAAATGGCGCTGCTAAGCAGCACAATCGTATTGTTTATTCCTCCCAAGCGATACACCATGTCGCCCAGCAGATTGCAACCCTGTACTGGTCATCGGTCAGCCAAGAGGCACGGAGCCGAGATGCTTTTGCTCAAGGTATTGAAAAGACTGTGGATTTGTCAAGGAAGATGTAAGATTTCCTCCATCTTCAGATAAAGGTGTGACAACACTGACTATATGGGTTAGGAACATCGCAAAGATGCCTGTCAACCTGGAAAGCCAGGAAGCCagcgaagaagagcaagaaaGGTCAGTTTACAACCGCATCCGGATTTTCTCTGATTGAAGTTCCACCTGCCTTACACCAGTCGCACAGATACCGGCAGCTTCGTGAGCGGCTCACGGGTCTGGACAATCAACGGCAGCAACGGCAACGGCGCCTTGACCAGTTGCagcatcttcgtcgattaCTCGAGCCATTGAAAGATCCAAAGGGTGACATTCAACCTAATCTTATTACGAAGGATGGGGAACTTGTTCAAGAATTGGAGAAAATGCGCATGCTCGTAGCCAGAGTTGGAGGCCGGATCGCACAACAGAGAAAAAGCAGCGGTGCCCTTGAAACTTATGATTATTCACTTCCGGGCTCTGATCAGAGATTGGAAGCCCTGTTGGATATGTCTTGACGAAACCAAAATACCCCGTGCCCACAAGCGCATACAACGAAGTTATTTGCGATACGATACGATTACATATTGTGCctcttaatttttttttccattgtCGTTTCCTGGATTGTCTACTTGGATTTCGAGCACGTTGCCTGGGATACAATGTTCCAATGTCCATGTACCTTCCATCAGGGCAGCACATAGTATAGCCTCATGGATGTCAACAAAAGAACATAAGAAAGGCAAGTACGTGTCAATTACGACTTCATAGAACACATGCCATTGCACCGAAGCATAATTGAATAGAACTGGTTTATTTTCTCTCCAAATCTCGACCGTCATTGATCCATTACACTTACACACTCGTCCTCCGCCGGTCGGAAAGAAATAGGCTTCGCCCCACTGATATGCTGGGAAACCGACTCCCTTAGATGCGGGTTTTCTTGTCGATTTCCTATGCAGCTACTAATTTTTTAATTTCTATCCGAATGAGTGCCCtcaagaagatgaaggagCT
It contains:
- a CDS encoding Kinetochore Sim4 complex subunit Fta4; amino-acid sequence: MDSTRTISELKSAFIWSQVRIFSESLDLPEDWRNFAAETTEGDLSEKVIEEVLHKVNGAAKQHNRIVYSSQAIHHVAQQIATLYWSSVSQEARSRDAFAQGIEKTVDLSRKMNIAKMPVNLESQEASEEEQERYRQLRERLTGLDNQRQQRQRRLDQLQHLRRLLEPLKDPKGDIQPNLITKDGELVQELEKMRMLVARVGGRIAQQRKSSGALETYDYSLPGSDQRLEALLDMS